A region of the Capsicum annuum cultivar UCD-10X-F1 unplaced genomic scaffold, UCD10Xv1.1 ctg33268, whole genome shotgun sequence genome:
TTACTTTCTCTAAGCGTCGTGTTGGCCTCTTCAAAAAGGCTAGTGAACTTTGTACGCTATGTGGTGCTGAAATTGCCATTGTGGTATTTTCTCCAGGCAAAGCCAACAAAGTTTACTCCTTTGGCCACCCTTCAGTGGAGTTGCTGGTGGATAGGTTCCTGGGGAGGGACCTCCCTCTACCAAATGATGATGATCGCTACAACCACCTAATTAGGGCTCATCGAAACACTGGTCAACGTGGGCTCAATAAGGAGGTCATGGATATGCAGGAGTCTCTCCAGAAGGAGAAAGCTATAGGGAAATCCCTACTTGAATCTGGGAGGGGAGCCTACGATCGTGTGTGCGAATCTCCGATTATCGAAGGACTTAGCCTCTCCCAACTTGAACAATTGAAGGAGGCATTGGAAGCTCAAAAGCGAAAAGTTGAATTCGAGGCAAAACTTCAACAAATGGGGAGTGATGCTCCACTCCCATTTCTCACCTTTGGAAGTACCTTGTCTTCTACTAGTGGTGATGGGGCAAGTTCTTCACATGGACTCAATGTTGGCGCACCCTTTCCTAATTAGGGATGGTGGATCTACTTC
Encoded here:
- the LOC124891274 gene encoding agamous-like MADS-box protein AGL62 → MARLCKGRKKVEIVKMKNESNMQVTFSKRRVGLFKKASELCTLCGAEIAIVVFSPGKANKVYSFGHPSVELLVDRFLGRDLPLPNDDDRYNHLIRAHRNTGQRGLNKEVMDMQESLQKEKAIGKSLLESGRGAYDRVCESPIIEGLSLSQLEQLKEALEAQKRKVEFEAKLQQMGSDAPLPFLTFGSTLSSTSGDGASSSHGLNVGAPFPN